A DNA window from Macadamia integrifolia cultivar HAES 741 chromosome 4, SCU_Mint_v3, whole genome shotgun sequence contains the following coding sequences:
- the LOC122076744 gene encoding uncharacterized protein LOC122076744 isoform X2, which produces MEFVNEMIKGDHISSPSEEEMECKAAVVTVKKSVAQRVQKIVSENASVERRSSARLRNRPENKRPYYGHSSSEDVKDDGSRKNTKLRKRRELEYDVVEETECCKTGPVLERLGEVKVYADATCGEDVQKMDERGDHNPTDAVGKSAYARVKETLRMFNTHYLHFVQEEEKRCRKDEVDAKKVARGSKSEKEYSGYTFPLAVAIVLSGQYEDDLDNSEDVVYTGQGGNNLLGNKRQVKDQVMERGNLALKNSLEQCVPVRVIRGHESTSSYCGKVYTYDGLYKVVEYWPEKGVSGFTVFRYRLRRVEGQPVLTTNQVHYTRAHVPNSLSELRGLVSSDISGGLEDIPIPATNLVDDPPVAPEGKFNLIDSSPVYMYYLHLYE; this is translated from the exons ATGGAGTTTGTCAATGAAATGATTAAAGGCGATCACATTTCATCCCCGAGCGAAGAAGAAATGGAATGCAAAGCGGCCGTTGTTACAGTTAAGAAAAGCGTTGCGCAGCGAGTTCAGAAGATTGTTTCCGAGAATGCTTCGGTCGAGAGAAGATCTAGTGCGAGGTTGCGAAACCGACCTGAAAACAAGCGACCCTATTATGGTCATAGCAGTAGTGAGGATGTGAAAGACGATGGTAGCaggaaaaatacaaaacttCGTAAAAGAAGAGAACTGGAATATGATGTCGTTGAAGAGACTGAATGCTGTAAAACTGGTCCGGTGCTTGAACGGTTGGGTGAAGTGAAGGTTTATGCCGATGCCACATGTGGCGAAGACGTTCAGAAAATGGATGAACGTGGTGATCACAATCCTACGGATGCAGTGGGAAAAAGTGCTTATGCTAGGGTGAAGGAGACCTTGAGGATGTTTAATACCCATTATCTTCATTTTGTCCAG gaagaagaaaagaggtgCAGGAAAGATGAAGTTGATGCAAAGAAAGTTGCTCGAGGTTCAAAATCTGAG AAGGAATACAGTGGTTACACATTCCCACTTGCTGTAGCAATTGTTTTGTCAGGGCAATATGAAGATGACCTTGACAACTCTGAGGATGTTGTATATACTGGTCAAGGTGGGAACAATTTACTTGGTAATAAGCGTCAAGTCAAGGATCAAGTCATGGAACGTGGTAATCTGGCACTTAAG AATAGTTTGGAACAATGTGTGCCTGTTAGAGTCATCCGTGGGCATGAATCTACAAGTAGTTACTGTGGAAAAGTGTACACATATGATGGTTTATACAAG GTGGTAGAATATTGGCCTGAGAAAGGTGTTTCTGGATTTACCGTTTTCAGATATCGCTTGAGGCGAGTTGAGGGGCAGCCTGTGCTGACAACTAACCAG GTTCATTATACGCGGGCTCATGTGCCTAATTCTTTGTCAGAACTACGTGG GTTGGTATCTTCTGACATAAGTGGTGGTCTGGAAGATATTCCTATCCCAGCTACCAATTTGGTTGATGATCCTCCTGTTGCGCCAGAAGgcaagttcaaccttattgatAGTAGTCCTGTCTATATGTATTATTTACATCTTTATGAGTGA
- the LOC122076744 gene encoding histone-lysine N-methyltransferase, H3 lysine-9 specific SUVH4-like isoform X4 has protein sequence MEFVNEMIKGDHISSPSEEEMECKAAVVTVKKSVAQRVQKIVSENASVERRSSARLRNRPENKRPYYGHSSSEDVKDDGSRKNTKLRKRRELEYDVVEETECCKTGPVLERLGEVKVYADATCGEDVQKMDERGDHNPTDAVGKSAYARVKETLRMFNTHYLHFVQEEEKRCRKDEVDAKKVARGSKSESVQRGNASEEDTKRSSKRPDLKAISKMMETNAVLYRGKRFGHLPGIDVGYQFFSRAAMVAIGFHSHWLNGIDFMGQSYKKMKEYSGYTFPLAVAIVLSGQYEDDLDNSEDVVYTGQGGNNLLGNKRQVKDQVMERGNLALKNSLEQCVPVRVIRGHESTSSYCGKVYTYDGLYKVVEYWPEKGVSGFTVFRYRLRRVEGQPVLTTNQVHYTRAHVPNSLSELRGLVSSDISGGLEDIPIPATNLVDDPPVAPEGKFNLIDSSPVYMYYLHLYE, from the exons ATGGAGTTTGTCAATGAAATGATTAAAGGCGATCACATTTCATCCCCGAGCGAAGAAGAAATGGAATGCAAAGCGGCCGTTGTTACAGTTAAGAAAAGCGTTGCGCAGCGAGTTCAGAAGATTGTTTCCGAGAATGCTTCGGTCGAGAGAAGATCTAGTGCGAGGTTGCGAAACCGACCTGAAAACAAGCGACCCTATTATGGTCATAGCAGTAGTGAGGATGTGAAAGACGATGGTAGCaggaaaaatacaaaacttCGTAAAAGAAGAGAACTGGAATATGATGTCGTTGAAGAGACTGAATGCTGTAAAACTGGTCCGGTGCTTGAACGGTTGGGTGAAGTGAAGGTTTATGCCGATGCCACATGTGGCGAAGACGTTCAGAAAATGGATGAACGTGGTGATCACAATCCTACGGATGCAGTGGGAAAAAGTGCTTATGCTAGGGTGAAGGAGACCTTGAGGATGTTTAATACCCATTATCTTCATTTTGTCCAG gaagaagaaaagaggtgCAGGAAAGATGAAGTTGATGCAAAGAAAGTTGCTCGAGGTTCAAAATCTGAG AGTGTCCAGCGAGGGAATGCGTCTGAAGAGGATACCAAGCGTTCTTCCAAACGACCTGATTTGAAGGCAATATCCAAG ATGATGGAGACAAATGCTGTTTTATACCGTGGAAAAAGATTTGGTCACCTTCCAG GCATTGATGTTGGGTATCAATTCTTTTCTAGAGCTGCAATGGTTGCTATAGGTTTTCATAGCCATTGGCTGAATGGAATTGATTTCATGGGACAATCATACAAGAAGATG AAGGAATACAGTGGTTACACATTCCCACTTGCTGTAGCAATTGTTTTGTCAGGGCAATATGAAGATGACCTTGACAACTCTGAGGATGTTGTATATACTGGTCAAGGTGGGAACAATTTACTTGGTAATAAGCGTCAAGTCAAGGATCAAGTCATGGAACGTGGTAATCTGGCACTTAAG AATAGTTTGGAACAATGTGTGCCTGTTAGAGTCATCCGTGGGCATGAATCTACAAGTAGTTACTGTGGAAAAGTGTACACATATGATGGTTTATACAAG GTGGTAGAATATTGGCCTGAGAAAGGTGTTTCTGGATTTACCGTTTTCAGATATCGCTTGAGGCGAGTTGAGGGGCAGCCTGTGCTGACAACTAACCAG GTTCATTATACGCGGGCTCATGTGCCTAATTCTTTGTCAGAACTACGTGG GTTGGTATCTTCTGACATAAGTGGTGGTCTGGAAGATATTCCTATCCCAGCTACCAATTTGGTTGATGATCCTCCTGTTGCGCCAGAAGgcaagttcaaccttattgatAGTAGTCCTGTCTATATGTATTATTTACATCTTTATGAGTGA
- the LOC122076744 gene encoding E3 ubiquitin-protein ligase UHRF1-like isoform X1, which yields MEFVNEMIKGDHISSPSEEEMECKAAVVTVKKSVAQRVQKIVSENASVERRSSARLRNRPENKRPYYGHSSSEDVKDDGSRKNTKLRKRRELEYDVVEETECCKTGPVLERLGEVKVYADATCGEDVQKMDERGDHNPTDAVGKSAYARVKETLRMFNTHYLHFVQEEEKRCRKDEVDAKKVARGSKSESVQRGNASEEDTKRSSKRPDLKAISKMMETNAVLYRGKRFGHLPGIDVGYQFFSRAAMVAIGFHSHWLNGIDFMGQSYKKMKEYSGYTFPLAVAIVLSGQYEDDLDNSEDVVYTGQGGNNLLGNKRQVKDQVMERGNLALKNSLEQCVPVRVIRGHESTSSYCGKVYTYDGLYKGLSCKSKLKTQKVDGESLDHLFMHYLLDYLVI from the exons ATGGAGTTTGTCAATGAAATGATTAAAGGCGATCACATTTCATCCCCGAGCGAAGAAGAAATGGAATGCAAAGCGGCCGTTGTTACAGTTAAGAAAAGCGTTGCGCAGCGAGTTCAGAAGATTGTTTCCGAGAATGCTTCGGTCGAGAGAAGATCTAGTGCGAGGTTGCGAAACCGACCTGAAAACAAGCGACCCTATTATGGTCATAGCAGTAGTGAGGATGTGAAAGACGATGGTAGCaggaaaaatacaaaacttCGTAAAAGAAGAGAACTGGAATATGATGTCGTTGAAGAGACTGAATGCTGTAAAACTGGTCCGGTGCTTGAACGGTTGGGTGAAGTGAAGGTTTATGCCGATGCCACATGTGGCGAAGACGTTCAGAAAATGGATGAACGTGGTGATCACAATCCTACGGATGCAGTGGGAAAAAGTGCTTATGCTAGGGTGAAGGAGACCTTGAGGATGTTTAATACCCATTATCTTCATTTTGTCCAG gaagaagaaaagaggtgCAGGAAAGATGAAGTTGATGCAAAGAAAGTTGCTCGAGGTTCAAAATCTGAG AGTGTCCAGCGAGGGAATGCGTCTGAAGAGGATACCAAGCGTTCTTCCAAACGACCTGATTTGAAGGCAATATCCAAG ATGATGGAGACAAATGCTGTTTTATACCGTGGAAAAAGATTTGGTCACCTTCCAG GCATTGATGTTGGGTATCAATTCTTTTCTAGAGCTGCAATGGTTGCTATAGGTTTTCATAGCCATTGGCTGAATGGAATTGATTTCATGGGACAATCATACAAGAAGATG AAGGAATACAGTGGTTACACATTCCCACTTGCTGTAGCAATTGTTTTGTCAGGGCAATATGAAGATGACCTTGACAACTCTGAGGATGTTGTATATACTGGTCAAGGTGGGAACAATTTACTTGGTAATAAGCGTCAAGTCAAGGATCAAGTCATGGAACGTGGTAATCTGGCACTTAAG AATAGTTTGGAACAATGTGTGCCTGTTAGAGTCATCCGTGGGCATGAATCTACAAGTAGTTACTGTGGAAAAGTGTACACATATGATGGTTTATACAAG GGACTCTCTTGTAAAAGCAAATTGAAGACCCAGAAAGTGGATGGTGAATCACTGGACCATCTATTTATGCATTATCTGCTAGATTATTTGGTCATTTGA
- the LOC122076744 gene encoding uncharacterized protein LOC122076744 isoform X3, with amino-acid sequence MEFVNEMIKGDHISSPSEEEMECKAAVVTVKKSVAQRVQKIVSENASVERRSSARLRNRPENKRPYYGHSSSEDVKDDGSRKNTKLRKRRELEYDVVEETECCKTGPVLERLGEVKVYADATCGEDVQKMDERGDHNPTDAVGKSAYARVKETLRMFNTHYLHFVQEEEKRCRKDEVDAKKVARGSKSESVQRGNASEEDTKRSSKRPDLKAISKMMETNAVLYRGKRFGHLPGIDVGYQFFSRAAMVAIGFHSHWLNGIDFMGQSYKKMKEYSGYTFPLAVAIVLSGQYEDDLDNSEDVVYTGQGGNNLLGNKRQVKDQVMERGNLALKEQRSRAVGVKKNHLNQLLKAKDSRPCPTSLHICNLQLMTSSKAPN; translated from the exons ATGGAGTTTGTCAATGAAATGATTAAAGGCGATCACATTTCATCCCCGAGCGAAGAAGAAATGGAATGCAAAGCGGCCGTTGTTACAGTTAAGAAAAGCGTTGCGCAGCGAGTTCAGAAGATTGTTTCCGAGAATGCTTCGGTCGAGAGAAGATCTAGTGCGAGGTTGCGAAACCGACCTGAAAACAAGCGACCCTATTATGGTCATAGCAGTAGTGAGGATGTGAAAGACGATGGTAGCaggaaaaatacaaaacttCGTAAAAGAAGAGAACTGGAATATGATGTCGTTGAAGAGACTGAATGCTGTAAAACTGGTCCGGTGCTTGAACGGTTGGGTGAAGTGAAGGTTTATGCCGATGCCACATGTGGCGAAGACGTTCAGAAAATGGATGAACGTGGTGATCACAATCCTACGGATGCAGTGGGAAAAAGTGCTTATGCTAGGGTGAAGGAGACCTTGAGGATGTTTAATACCCATTATCTTCATTTTGTCCAG gaagaagaaaagaggtgCAGGAAAGATGAAGTTGATGCAAAGAAAGTTGCTCGAGGTTCAAAATCTGAG AGTGTCCAGCGAGGGAATGCGTCTGAAGAGGATACCAAGCGTTCTTCCAAACGACCTGATTTGAAGGCAATATCCAAG ATGATGGAGACAAATGCTGTTTTATACCGTGGAAAAAGATTTGGTCACCTTCCAG GCATTGATGTTGGGTATCAATTCTTTTCTAGAGCTGCAATGGTTGCTATAGGTTTTCATAGCCATTGGCTGAATGGAATTGATTTCATGGGACAATCATACAAGAAGATG AAGGAATACAGTGGTTACACATTCCCACTTGCTGTAGCAATTGTTTTGTCAGGGCAATATGAAGATGACCTTGACAACTCTGAGGATGTTGTATATACTGGTCAAGGTGGGAACAATTTACTTGGTAATAAGCGTCAAGTCAAGGATCAAGTCATGGAACGTGGTAATCTGGCACTTAAG GAACAAAGGAGCAGAGCTGTAGGGGTTAAGAAAAATCATCTGAACCAGCTACTCAAGGCGAAGGATTCTCGACCATGCCCTACCTCTTTGCACATATGTAATCTACAACTCATGACCTCAAGCAAAGCCCCGAATTGA
- the LOC122075674 gene encoding protein MHF1 homolog yields the protein MEGSRESDLEKEEDDDATELLRDRFRLSVISVAESEAKTNGMEISQPVMVCIADLAFKFTEQLAKDLALFSQHGGRKSANMEDVILCAHRNEHLASSLRSFCNELKGKEPQTERKRRKASRKEDKTTSNVLDIS from the exons ATGGAAGGAAGCCGGGAAAGCGAtttggagaaggaagaagatgacgatGCGACTGAGCTCTTGAGGGATAGGTTCCGTCTATCCGTCATATCCGTCGCCGAGTCAGAAG CGAAAACAAACGGCATGGAGATCTCTCAACCGGTCATGGTATGCATAGCTGATCTAGCTTTCAAATTTACGG AGCAGTTGGCAAAAGATCTCGCGTTATTTTCACAGCATGGAGGTCGCAAATCTGCAAATATGGAAGATGTCATACTATGTG CTCACAGGAACGAACATCTGGCTTCCTCATTGAGATCCTTTTGCAATGAGCTGAAGGGGAAAGAACCTCAAACTGAGAGGAAGCGGAGGAAAGCTTCAAGAAAGGAAGATAAAACTACATCTAATGTACTTGATATCTCTTGA